A genomic segment from Nicotiana sylvestris chromosome 1, ASM39365v2, whole genome shotgun sequence encodes:
- the LOC138876648 gene encoding uncharacterized protein → MTNPQDNPKTPPQPTPFDSSTPPPPSTTPKPRLRRVKMLARKTVASGDLSKKLNEKLNESPVQDSESNSNFESYKSSSEGEGHGSFDFEKAQESPSKVSSSLIENLENRFVLVGPIRDVELPEVRRSGGKKKSEKEKESEGDCGDERGKGKVVVDHSPAADLSVAAICGVVQENVEESGKKLVGSGSGKAVKGLVNLSAQGDEPGSSTEETLADLLKKVGASYNPKKRRTSTQKAPSSPKPSRKRKAYSPTPTETSLPKERATRSREKVTTVKVQTPKLKKSKTASKKSSSVSEATEPSLAKRTRSAVKSKQVRVSEDEEWSEEEEDESDGEQDKLAKFGKRKSLKGRLLKDLVEPGMMRLVDALAAQGWKDMVLQMD, encoded by the exons ATGACAAACCCACAAGACAACCCTAAAACTCCTCCACAGCCCACTCCCTTTGATTCATCTACCCCTCCTCCACCTAGCACGACTCCCAAACCTAGGCTGAGAAGGgtaaaaatgcttgctcgaaaaacAGTAGCTTCTGGGGATCTttcaaagaaattgaatgagaAATTAAATGAAAGCCCGGTCCAAGACTCTGAGTCTAACTCTAATTTTGAGTCTTACAAATCTTCTAGTGAGGGGGAAGGACATGGGTCTTTTGACTTTGAGAAGGCTCAAGAAtccccttctaaggtaagttcgtctttgattgagaatttagaaaataggtttgttttggttGGGCCTATCAGGGATGTGGAATTACCTGAGGTAagaaggagtggaggtaaaaagaaatctgaaaaagaaaaagagagcgaGGGTGACTGTGGTGACgagaggggaaaagggaaagtAGTTGTTGATCATTCACCcgctgctgatttgtctgtagcTGCTATTTGTGGGGTGGTACAAGAAAATGTTGAAGAAAGTGGCAAGAAGTTAGTGGGAAGTGGTTCTGGTAAAGCTGTTAAAGGGTTAGTCAATCTAAGTGCACagggagatgaacctggttcatcaactgAAGAGACTCTGGCAGACCTTTTGAAAAAGGTAGGTGCAAGTTACaatccaaagaaaaggagaacatCCACACAAAAAGCACCCAGTTCTCCTAAACCTTCCAGGAAACGAAAGGCTTACTCCCCAACACCTACAGAAACTTCCTTGCCAAAGGaaagagccacaagaagcagg GAGAAAGTTACAACAGTGaaggttcagacccccaagctCAAAAAGTCCAAGACtgcttccaagaagtcttcctctgtgtcTGAGGCTACTGAACCTTCattagccaagaggacaaggtctgcagtgaaaagtaaacaagttagagtttctgaagatgaggaatggagtgaagaagaagaagatgagtctgatggtgaacaagacaagctggCCAAGTTTGGCAAGAGAAAAAGTTTGAAGGGTAGATTGCTGAaagacctggtggaaccaggaatgatgagactagtggatgccttagctgctcagggatggaaggacatggtccttcagatggattgA